The DNA window CCTTAATCACCAATGGTATAATGAGTACATGTCACGAAATCCTCTACAAGATTAAGATATACATAATTagaggaaaaatataaaaaaaaaacacattaGTGAAAATATTCGaagttaaataaatttgtgaaatttgttaaatttgTTAAATCTGCTATATTGGTTTTATAAGTTAAGTTGCTTTAATTGCTTAAAATGTCTTGCTCGATTAAGATTCTTAAACTGATTACTCAGCATAGTTGATAACTATAAAAGAAGTTCATTttgatttttatatttatatacaaccAATACATACCTTGAAACACACAACTGATAGTctagtaatttttaaaatatattaggcCAACATAATTTATGGTGGtagttattataataaaaaaaggttgtacttttattatttggaTTCTTCGTGTTTCATTAGCATATGTTATAATTCACTCACTTGTGTCGATGAAAACACAGAAATTGTAACTTTGCgtacaaaatatacatattatgcATACATGTAATATTCTTAGTGTCAAAGGACTACAAATGCGAGTAATTCCTCCTATATTTTTACCATCGATTCTACGTAGGTTTACCATCCTCCATTTAGatcattaattatatttttgtgttatGTTTAAtcaatgttaataatatctccatattttattttattcacaGAAACTTCATAcacatttaaaaagtataacaaCTTATTTTACTAATAAAGGAAAGAACTATTTTACACTCCAACTTCACCCctacttcaaaaaaaaaagaaaggcgGGAAACTTATTAATAGTGTTTAAAATAACCCTCAAGAATAAGGGGAAGCTTATTAacagtatataatataacgctaaagaaaaaagggaaacttattaatatagtataatataataataaacaaaaagcTGAAACTTATTAATAGTGTTTAAAATAACGCTCAAGAATAAGGGGAAGCTTATTAAcactatataatataacgctaaagaaaaaagggaaacttattaatatagtataatataataataaacaaaaagcTGAAACTTATTAATAGTGTTTAACATAACTCTAAAGTAAAAGGGGAagtttatttataatgttttataaCGTTTGTAGTGATATGGAAATGGAACAAAGGACATATATGTAGTAGTCAAAGGAtgaaacaattaaaaaagaaaaaaatatacactaACTGATAGtaatatgaaatttatttagAGTGAGAAATATggatatatagatatatgcgttattctctatatattaaaaagaaagttataaaaaatttcaatttcataatttatctGCTATGTAAACAGTATAAATACACTGACAATTAAATTAAGGATCTATAGTTTATATTcattgataaaatataaccttttttttttttcttatttgaaTTATCGATAAATACTATTACAATAATGTCTTTAGCACAATGAAcaaattacataataatatttctcaTAATATCCCTATGCAATATGACAACATTAGGTACAtagaaataagaaaaaacaaaattaacatAGAAAATTGGAAATATTcctaaacatacatataaatataagctAACATAATAATTAAGACATTCTTGGTAAccaattttataatatactgTTAGTATTTAattgtacgtatatacaataaatttaattttatattctttctCGCACATTATAtgcaaaattaaagaaaataagtttttttctttttttttcctttcttttgtttttgatgtttattagaaaatttttatatactaatcagtttttttttttttttttctctttttgaATAAATAGCTACAATAAATACTACTACTTACGATAAGAACTCTTAAATACGTAAACTTCTCACTATAAAATAAACTCATAAAgtaatacaataaattaCATGGTTAAAACATGatgtataatgaaaaaagttCAATTAAACACACTACAatgtttaaatttattttcaacaaaaacgtacacaaatatatataatatatatacaactaAAATATTCCATACTTCCAATTACTTCAATAATTTCAGTACCttcataatacatattaaataacatattatatgtatataaaaaagaaaagatgcgtggaaaaaaaaataatataacgcACACGattctttatatatgttgAAAGGTGTTAAAAATAACTTCATTAATTAAGAACTACTAGTGCAAATGTGTAGAGTGGATCAGCAAATGAAAGTCAGAAATCATTACTTCATATCAGATTGCGAGTTTACACTGAAGAATGCATCTGGTTTATGATGGTCTTGATCTTCAGGACTTTCATATTAGTATTTTGATCGTATGAATGTAGATTCTCTTAGTATATCAACAAGGAAGCTCCCAACTGtaactatattattatggaTCATTTCCGGTGAATATTtgatacatttttctttttcataatcatttttaactttttttatttcatttttattgtaacacatttttcttttatctgGATACTGTTTCGCACTGTAGACCTTCACAGACATTTCCTCACCAACTCTTTGTTcaatccaaaaaaaaatttcgcCCTGCTTCAAATATTCTTCTGTTAAAACACCTTCAATCACAAATGAATTAAGACGCTTTTTTATTCTGCTAACACAGTTATTCTTGGATTCGTCGTCAACAAATTTATATCCatactttttttcaaatCCGCGTAAAactgttaaaatattttcggttttctctatttctaaaaacatttttgctTCATCAGCACCATATAGCAATAATTGATACAAAAGGTCAAATGATACATTAAACTCTACATTTCCCAGTTTCTTAGCTTCTTCTGTAACATCATCCTTAAAGTATTCATAGTTGTATTCACTCTTCTTC is part of the Plasmodium malariae genome assembly, chromosome: 14 genome and encodes:
- the PmUG01_14016500 gene encoding gamete antigen 27/25, putative, with the translated sequence MFLEIEKTENILTVLRGFEKKYGYKFVDDESKNNCVSRIKKRLNSFVIEGVLTEEYLKQGEIFFWIEQRVGEEMSVKVYSAKQYPDKRKMCYNKNEIKKVKNDYEKEKCIKYSPEMIHNNIVTVGSFLVDILRESTFIRSKY